CCAAATTTTTGGGTTGAACCAAAGACAATTTTTGACGATTTATAGTTTTACCTTATgctttaatgtttgtatgttaatTCATTTCATGgagttattaaaagtctattgaaaatttgaatacatttaaaattttatagagtttttaaagtcaatgttgaataaATGAAAGTCTATTTCGAATAAAactagacttttatagagtATTCAAAAGTATTGATCGAACActtctaaaattttaaaatatacgaaaagtcattaaaaattattaaatttcctACATTGATTGAATACACCTCTAAATCAATACACCCGAGCCGCCGCATTCTTGCGTAATCTCACCTCCATGTTGTACGACGTGTCAAATTCGAGTTGTGAATCCCCCCGTCACCCTATTTTCCATTGACTAATCGAAACAAACGTGAATGGGTACTTCTCCTGCGAACTGATTTAGGATTCAATTTCACATGTTCAATAAAAGTATTGGTTTCGTGACACCCACGAGAGCAGCCTAGTTCTATTCAGAGGTAATTCGTGATTGATTGATGTTAAAGTCGTTTCCTGGTTTGTTTCTCTAATGAATTTCTCTGAAAATTTCTGACAGGGATTTTAGGTGGAAACACGCATGTTTCTAGATTATACTAATCAAATCATTTCTAATTCGttgatttttctttctttctttttttttttaaaatttctcaTGTTGAGTAATCTAAATCGTTGTTTCTTCAAATGTATTTTACTGTTTTTGGCCAACTTAGTGTATATTGATTCCAATCTCTGCCTATATTGCTTATATTTCAAGAAGTATATATGTTTCGTAAATATATGTTTCTTCTCTTCGGATAATACCATCTTTTATTATTTGGATTTTGTAAATCCAAGTcaattttggaaaaatttcagaGGAAGGGTTCCTTTCAATTCAAGAAATCTTGTCGCAATTCTATGGAATTGTACAAGGATTGAGTCGGATATTGCTGTTGTTTTCTAGGAAAAAAAGACGTGAAAAACAAGAAATACATCGAATCCTTATCTCAATATTTCAGGTTTCTCtagctcaaaaaaaaaaaaaaaagatttcacGTTTCTCCATCTATATATTTGGCTAGAACAACGTTAATTGACACTTCTAACTTTCATCAATTTGACAAGTTTCTACGGTGTTTGATTGCCCAAAAAGTTATCTTGTGAAGATGGACATTAGTTACAAACCAAGCATTCATCCTGAATTCGAAGAACTCATGGAAAGAATACATCCACCGAGGTTATTGTAGCTTGCATTATATTCTGAATGTATTTGCATGTGGGACGATATTACAAGATTTGTTTATACAATGTTCTGGCTTTGTGCTTTTCAGGGTTTGTATTGACAATGACACTTTTCCAGGCTTAACTCTTGTGAAGGTTAGTATTGCTAGTAACTTGAGACCTGGTTTCCAGGCTATTTTTAGTTGATCTGTTCCTTCTTTATTGTCACAGGTTGACAGTACTAATAAGCACGGGATGCTGCTGGAGATCGTCCAAGTTTTGACGGATCTTGATCTTGTTATTTCGAAATCGTACATCTCGTCTGATGGTGGCTGGCTCATGGATGGTAAGTTAGATTGATCCACTCATTAATGTTTTCTTTTGTGAAAATCTAAACGGTTGTGAATCAGGGATGCATAAATTTTTGTTTGCATTGATGTTGTGCCTTTCCAGTCTTCCACGTAACCGACCAGAAGGGGGGGAAAATCACGGACCAAAGTGTCAGATATCGCATCCATGAGGTTGGTTTTCGATTACTATACATCAGCTCAATATTAGTAGATAGGGCAGAACCAAAGAATGATGATTTTATAGGGCATCTGCGCTAGTAGGAGAGTTTCCAGGCCCCAGCAACTACGGATAGGACAAACAGCGCTTGAGATGACTGGGATAGATAGGCCAGGTTTGATGTCCGAGATGTCAGCTGCGCTGGCCGAGCTAGGATGCGACGTCTCCTCAGCCATGGCATGGACTCACAACAACCGAGCAGCGTGCATTATTTATGTAGACGATAAAGGTGGGCCTATCACGGACCCTAGTCGAGTGGCCCAAGTGCAGGCGCAACTTGAGAATGTCGTCGAAGCCCATCACTACAATAACGAGAGACGTAGCGTGAGATTGACTGTCCCGGCTATGTGTCAAACCCACACAGAGAGACGGCTTCACCAGCTGATGGCAGCTGATAGAGACTACGAGGAATGTTGTTCATGTTGTCGAAGTggtaatgatgatgatgatgatgatgttgaTCAAGTCTACCAGTATGAAGGAAAGACGAAGAAGGAATGTGAAGGCACGCATGTGAAAATTGACAAGTGTAAAGAAAATGGATATTCCGCTGTGACGATAAGGTGCAGAGATCGGCCTAAGTTGTTATACGACACACTTTGTACTTTGACAGATCTGCACTATGTAGTCTTCCATGCAACGATGAGTTCCAACGAAGCTATTGCTTTCCAGGTAAAAACGTGTAAGATTTTATACCTTATTGGTTTTAATAGGGGAATCATTAGGGGATAAAACTTGAAGTTCTTGCAGGAGTACTATATAAGACATGAGAATGGATGTACTTTAGATTCTGAAGCTGAGAGGCTAAGGGTTACTCAGTGTTTGGTTGCTGCCACAGAAAGGAGAAATTCCCATGTATGTCGTCcaaaaaatcttttgatatcgcATTTTCTACCACGTACATTCTTTAGATGTTTACTGACATATATATATGGATTACACGAaaagtttttttaattattacatGTATACGAAGCATCAAGATGTTAACCAAAACCTGAAATGCGATCCTTACGTATTACGTACTTTGCCTCCCAAAATTATTAATCAACTCCACAATCACACATGGAATTGATATGGCCGGAAATCAAGAAGACAATTCCCACCTTAGTCCGCTTTGAACGATTGATACTCACCTATCATTGACCAGTGTATATTCAATCGTAATGTGAAAATGAATTACATTACTCATACTAACTCAATGGTTGTTTATTCCAGATCATCTCTTTCgaattcaaagaagaactcAAACCTCAAAATGTGAACTATTAGACGAAATTATCACTCAAACTTATTAGCCATGCATTCTCTTAAGTGGTAGCCGAACCTATGTTGAATCGTTTTCTATATGCTAACAATTATTTTGCTCGATATAACTGTTCAGGGATTAAGACTGGATATTTGCGTGAGAAACAGAACGGGATGGCTATCGGACGTCACTCGAGTTTTCCGGGAGAGTGGATTATCAATAACTAGAGCCGAGATTGGCACTCGTGGCGAAAACGCGGTCGGAACGTTCTACGTGAAAGACATATCGGGGCAAAAAGTAAATCCAGAAACCCTGGAAATGGTGACTCAAGAAATCGGGGGCTCCATTGTTGTTTCAAATACATCTTCTGAATCATCCCCCGAAGCCACATCCCCAGAAACGACTAGAAGCAATACCGGAAGAACACAACAATTTTCACTCGGAAACTTTCTGCGGGAACAGCTGGAGCGGCTTTCAAGCAACTTTAGACCCATAAAAGGTGAGCATTCACCAGTTAATGATCGGCAGTTGCCATGCAAAAATGGACAGTCCAAGGTTTATTTCTGAGGACAATTTTTGTACCAGAATCAAGTCTTAATTTGTTCTCAAATCGCAATATACTgtatctatttttaaaaataagcaaTCCGCATTATTTGTcattataaaacattttttgtcattttaataaaatacaaagttGGTATTTGGCTTGGTATGACATGAATAGACCTCAGCCACTAATCCTGCTACTGAATTCGGTCGAATTGCTGATGAAGCTATTCAGTTTGGTGATTTCTTGTGGTgtatattttgatattaatGGAATGTTAATTGACAAGCCTTTGTTCATAGGCAagacattttttaaaattcgtCTGGTAAATTGGTTGATTTTAGCATTGGTTtgtaacttttaaaaatttcatcTTGATCCGACAAATTAGTTATTTTTTTTGCTATTTTTATAGTCTTTTTTCTAGGATGTAATGACATGATATAGAACATTGATGATCTTATCACAAAGACATCAATGACATAGCGGATATCTTATTACATGTTAAAAGATACCATTGCCACAGCTAGAAAAATGAATAAAAGTTATAATGAAATTACTTTATTGGAGTAAGAataaaatttaatgatttatcgaatgaaagaaaaaatataacaaaCTTACAAAATTTGATGAACTAATAAAATTAATATCCCTCGAAATTCTTAGataatttctctttttcatgtCATCTAGATATGTTCCATAATTTTGTCAATGGGTAAGGTAAGATATTTGGAATCATATAAAGAaagttaatattaaataaagttTCCCTCTcaacaaattttttaataaagtttAAAAATCTAGGCCAATGTGTAAATTGAAAGTAATTGTATGTTTagaaatcaaaatatgtttttgtAATTTTGGATATTTACAAGCAATAATAGGGCAACATAGCATAAACGAACATCATGGAATTTGAAAGGAGCTTTatgttggttattttattccgcattaTTTGCCGATGGCTTTTTGTACATGTCCGACAAAATAGACATCATCTATGTGAAAGCTGTATCTTTGGAAAGCAGAAGAATGTGAGCTTTTCAAAAGGCGGTAGAGAACCGAAAGCAGCAAAGTTGGAGCTGGTTCATACTGATGTATGGGGACCACCTCCTGTGACATCCCTTGGAGGCTCGAGAGACTATGTAACATTCATTAACGATTCGAGTAGAAAAGTTTGggtttattttttgaaaaataaatatgatgTTTACGAGACCTTTAAAAGGTGGAAATGCATGGTGGAAAATGAGGCCAACTTGAAGGTGAAGTGCTTACGGTCTGACAATGGTGGAGAATACTGAAGATGATGAGTTCAAAAAATATTGTGCACAGAACGGAATCAAGATGGAGAAAACCATCCCCTggtacacctcaacagaatggtgtagctgaCAAGGATGAACAGGACCCTGAATGAACGCGCAAGGAGCATGAGATTGCATTCTGGATTGCCAAAATCATTCTGGGCTGATGCTGTTAACACTGCAGCATATTTGATCAGCAGAGGACCTTTGATACCGCTTGACTGCAAACGAAAAGGTTTGGAGCGACAAAGAAGTAAATCTTTCTTTCTTGAAAGTGTTTGGATGTCTATCTTATATTCATATTGATTCAGCAAGTAGAACAAAACTTGATCCAAAATCAAAGAAGTGCTTCTTTATTGGTTATGGAGATAATGAGTTTAGTTATCGTTTCTGGGATGACCAAAATCGGAAGATCATTAGGAGCATAGATGTAATTTTTAATGAGCAACTTCTGTACAAGGACAAATCAGACATTGGAGCTAGAGATGAATGTCCTGAAGTCAAGAAGACTGATGAAGtcagaagtttaaaatttttattttccattatattaaattaattttggctcataaattaatttttttgttagaaTATAAACATTATGTGATTCATATTATTACTTTTTTACGTCAGTATATCAAGTTCTATTTTACATCTCGGGAAAAAAAATTTGGCTCTATATATTTATCTTTTTGCGATTTTAATTCTCTATTTaccaaatttcagttttagtcagttatttttgttttttttcgttttgtttttttgttgcaATTTTAGGCATTTTTTTGACATGACAACAATGTGGAATTGATGTGGTGGCGACATGATGCTGATGTTTTCTGAGTCACATGAGCATCCGTGgtgaaaaaaaactaaaattaccAATAAATTAAAGATACAAAACTAAAACTGAAAATTGACATCATAGAATATcagaatttatatatttttttatacatgttGCAATTTTggcaatatttaattttttcgcGAGAATACTGATGTGACAGACATCAATAGAATATGTTGTCGCACAACACCACATCAATATCGCGTCAAAAAAGCATTAAAATTGCACAAAAAACAAAGATATTGGTTAATACTTAAATTTAACTACAAAAATAccaaaatcataaaaacatatataaatatataataccaaatcaccAAATATTCCAAAAAATGTGTTATAAGTTAATATAGATAGTCTTGGTCCACTAATCAGTTAAGATCAAATCTTAGTATAATAAATTGGTTTATTTCACATTTAATCCGATTTTGACAAATTGAAAAACCCAAAATCTATGTACATCAACTTGTAGGGTctattttggaatttttttcaaAGATAACCACACTCGATAGCTACATAAAATGCATTCCCCAACTGATAGTAACACTTGCACTTGAATAACTTCTATCCCCACCACATCTGGGCAATGAAATAAATAGTTATAACAAATgcgtattatatatatatatatatatattataatatataaagaGGAATCAAGAAACCTAATTATAGAACTGAATTTGGATCCACAGAAGAAATGGTTGTTGGGCTGAAAATAAAAGATGAACACCAAGCAAGGGAGGCGGGTGACAAGCTAAACCCAAGCGGGCTAAGATCCCCATAAGTAGTATCAAATGATCTCCGTTGAGTTTCTTCATACAATGGCCTCA
The sequence above is a segment of the Primulina tabacum isolate GXHZ01 chromosome 6, ASM2559414v2, whole genome shotgun sequence genome. Coding sequences within it:
- the LOC142549653 gene encoding ACT domain-containing protein ACR1-like isoform X2 — its product is MDISYKPSIHPEFEELMERIHPPRVCIDNDTFPGLTLVKVDSTNKHGMLLEIVQVLTDLDLVISKSYISSDGGWLMDVFHVTDQKGGKITDQSVRYRIHEGICASRRVSRPQQLRIGQTALEMTGIDRPGLMSEMSAALAELGCDVSSAMAWTHNNRAACIIYVDDKGGPITDPSRVAQVQAQLENVVEAHHYNNERRSVRLTVPAMCQTHTERRLHQLMAADRDYEECCSCCRSGNDDDDDDVDQVYQYEGKTKKECEGTHVKIDKCKENGYSAVTIRCRDRPKLLYDTLCTLTDLHYVVFHATMSSNEAIAFQEYYIRHENGCTLDSEAERLRVTQCLVAATERRNSHGLRLDICVRNRTGWLSDVTRVFRESGLSITRAEIGTRGENAVGTFYVKDISGQKVNPETLEMVTQEIGGSIVVSNTSSESSPEATSPETTRSNTGRTQQFSLGNFLREQLERLSSNFRPIKGEHSPVNDRQLPCKNGQSKVYF
- the LOC142549653 gene encoding ACT domain-containing protein ACR1-like isoform X1, whose protein sequence is MDISYKPSIHPEFEELMERIHPPRVCIDNDTFPGLTLVKVDSTNKHGMLLEIVQVLTDLDLVISKSYISSDGGWLMDVFHVTDQKGGKITDQSVRYRIHEGICASRRVSRPQQLRIGQTALEMTGIDRPGLMSEMSAALAELGCDVSSAMAWTHNNRAACIIYVDDKGGPITDPSRVAQVQAQLENVVEAHHYNNERRSVRLTVPAMCQTHTERRLHQLMAADRDYEECCSCCRSGNDDDDDDVDQVYQYEGKTKKECEGTHVKIDKCKENGYSAVTIRCRDRPKLLYDTLCTLTDLHYVVFHATMSSNEAIAFQFLQEYYIRHENGCTLDSEAERLRVTQCLVAATERRNSHGLRLDICVRNRTGWLSDVTRVFRESGLSITRAEIGTRGENAVGTFYVKDISGQKVNPETLEMVTQEIGGSIVVSNTSSESSPEATSPETTRSNTGRTQQFSLGNFLREQLERLSSNFRPIKGEHSPVNDRQLPCKNGQSKVYF